The Thunnus thynnus chromosome 22, fThuThy2.1, whole genome shotgun sequence genome includes a window with the following:
- the rwdd gene encoding RWD domain-containing protein 4, with product MTANEDQEMELEALRSIYEGDECFKELSPVSFQFRIGDLEDSKAFILDVSWPETYPETAPQVTLDAFFNNRISSETKQLILSKLEEQVEANLGTAMMYTLFEWAKENQETLMENHKPVVTAVTLTSNSEVMTTPSTAKKKEKKEQLTKAQKRRIINRTDHKGELPRGWNWVDVIKVGAFYLSSTRWCT from the exons ATGACCGCTAACGAGGATCAAGAg ATGGAGTTGGAGGCTCTGCGTTCCATCTACGAGGGCGATGAGTGTTTCAAAGAACTCAGTccagtttcatttcagtttcgG ATAGGAGACCTGGAGGACTCCAAAGCGTTCATCCTGGACGTCTCGTGGCCAGAGACTTACCCCGAGACAGCCCCACAAGTCACCCTTGATGCCTTTTTTAACAACAGGAT CTCTTCAGAGACCAAGCAGCTGATCCTGTCTAAGCTGGAGGAGCAGGTGGAGGCTAACCTAGGCACTGCGATGATGTACACCCTGTTTGAGTGGGCAAAAGAGAATCAGGAAACCCTGATGGAGAACCACAAGCCTGTAGTGACAGCCGTG ACTTTGACATCCAACAGTGAGGTCATGACCACTCCCTCTACAGccaagaagaaggagaagaaggagcagCTGACTAAAGCTCAGAAGAGGAGGATCATCAACAGAACAG ATCACAAAGGGGAACTGCCAAGAGGTTGGAACTGGGTTGACGTTATCAAAGTAGGTGCATTTTACCTTTCCTCCACAAGATGGTGCACCTAA